The DNA window TGAAGAAGGTATCAGGAGTCAGGGGACGGGGGTCAGAAAGCCAGGAGTCAGGAGTCAGGGGACAGAGGAAGAAATGGGGGACAGGTTCTTATTTAATGTATTCATACCTGAAAGGTTAATCACGAATGGCTGTGCCTGCAAGTATGTTCTGTGTAAGGAGTCTGTGGAAAAGCATGGCGGCAGAATCTGGGTTGAAAGTGAACCGGATAAGGGCACGGAAGTCTGTTTTACCCTGCCATTGAAGCACTCTGATCAAATGTGAGTGCTTCATACCCCACCGTGACTTGCGATCTTACCATCAGTATTGAATATTATCTGTTTCCAAAAACTTTGCGTAAGATATCAGTGGTCCTCTGGACAGGGTTATTTCTAATGCCTGCTTCTTCTTCAGCGAGATAATCAAAGATGGCCATGAGGGAATAATCTACAACGTGGCTTGTTAAGTCAGCATTTACATCAGGAACAAACGGGATATTTCTGTAATCCCCCATCATATTGTCATAAGTTTGCACAGCCCCGGATTCAGACAGACTTTGTTGAACAATTGGCGAGAATTCTTTTTCAAGGGGTTGAGACATTTTGTCCTGAAAATACCGCGTAGCTGCATCATCAGGACCTTGCAGAATGTTTTGAGCATCAGTCAGTGTCATTTGGGAGATGGCATCAATAAACATGTCTTTTGCTTTGGGAGTTGCCTTTTCTGCTGCTCTGTTCA is part of the Desulfonatronovibrio magnus genome and encodes:
- a CDS encoding ATP-binding protein; protein product: EEGIRSQGTGVRKPGVRSQGTEEEMGDRFLFNVFIPERLITNGCACKYVLCKESVEKHGGRIWVESEPDKGTEVCFTLPLKHSDQM
- a CDS encoding DUF4197 domain-containing protein codes for the protein MKNYIHLVIPLIMVICLVSPADANWLQRGLDAFKGQNEVADETDLSKSEITLGLKEALKVGSENVISRLGRENGYYENPRAHIPLPDSLQKIQTVLEKSGLGQMLTDLELRMNRAAEKATPKAKDMFIDAISQMTLTDAQNILQGPDDAATRYFQDKMSQPLEKEFSPIVQQSLSESGAVQTYDNMMGDYRNIPFVPDVNADLTSHVVDYSLMAIFDYLAEEEAGIRNNPVQRTTDILRKVFGNR